A genomic region of Pseudomonas sp. MPC6 contains the following coding sequences:
- a CDS encoding c-type cytochrome, translating to MKSILVPLLALGAALTLQSAQAVDGEALFKSKTCVACHMVDAKMVGPGYKEVAAKYAGQADASATLVKSIKEGSTGKWGPIAMPANQVTDEEAKTLADWILTLK from the coding sequence ATGAAAAGTATTCTGGTTCCACTGTTGGCCTTGGGTGCCGCGCTGACGTTGCAGTCAGCTCAAGCCGTTGATGGCGAGGCGCTCTTCAAGAGCAAAACCTGCGTTGCCTGCCATATGGTCGACGCCAAAATGGTCGGTCCAGGTTACAAGGAAGTGGCGGCCAAATACGCCGGCCAGGCCGACGCATCGGCAACCCTGGTCAAGAGCATCAAAGAAGGCAGTACGGGCAAATGGGGGCCAATCGCTATGCCGGCCAACCAGGTGACCGACGAAGAAGCGAAGACCTTGGCCGACTGGATCTTGACGCTGAAGTAA
- a CDS encoding cytochrome P450: protein MDKKSLPDWDPRSESVLKDQTTAYDDMRHRCPVAYSQYGYTSLFRHEDVLRVLKDHETFSNAVSRFPSVPNGMDPPEHTVYRNLTEPYFSPEHMDAFAPACRDIAVRLVRALPDEGPSELIGEFAQIFALQTQCAWLGWPADLHEPLRLWTLKNHSATLSRDDAALSAVALEFDGYIKDLLDVRRTAGAAAPNDITTILLRDQSLGRPLTDDEIVSILRNRTVGELGTISASVGILAHHLAINSGWQQQLREQPALLPAAIDEILRIHAPLIMNRRVTTKQVSLGGRTLAKGSRIALNWASANRDEAVFGDPDELRLDRDPELNLLYGAGIHVCPGAPLARLELRIVMEELLGRTSWIALAPDKEPVNAFFPASGFSSLPLRIQKPSSQALGACLTP from the coding sequence ATGGACAAGAAATCACTACCTGATTGGGATCCCAGGTCTGAATCCGTATTAAAGGATCAGACGACAGCCTACGACGACATGCGCCACCGTTGCCCGGTCGCATACAGTCAATATGGCTATACGTCATTATTCAGGCATGAGGATGTGCTCCGCGTACTTAAGGATCATGAAACCTTCAGCAATGCCGTCTCGCGTTTCCCCTCGGTCCCCAATGGAATGGATCCGCCCGAGCATACGGTGTACCGGAACCTCACCGAGCCTTATTTTAGCCCGGAGCATATGGATGCCTTTGCCCCGGCGTGCCGTGATATAGCGGTTCGTCTGGTGCGGGCATTACCGGATGAAGGCCCTTCAGAACTGATAGGCGAATTTGCCCAGATCTTTGCGTTGCAGACCCAGTGTGCATGGCTGGGCTGGCCGGCAGATCTTCATGAACCGCTGCGCCTATGGACGCTGAAGAATCACTCGGCCACCCTGTCCAGAGACGACGCTGCCCTGAGTGCCGTGGCCCTCGAGTTTGACGGTTACATCAAGGATCTGCTGGACGTGCGCCGTACGGCCGGCGCTGCTGCGCCGAATGACATCACGACCATCTTGCTACGCGATCAGTCCTTGGGAAGGCCCCTGACAGACGACGAGATCGTCAGCATTTTACGCAACCGGACGGTCGGCGAACTCGGAACCATTTCCGCCTCAGTTGGCATTCTCGCGCATCATTTGGCCATCAACTCCGGATGGCAGCAGCAATTGCGCGAACAACCCGCGCTGTTACCTGCCGCCATCGATGAAATACTGCGTATTCATGCACCACTGATCATGAACCGTCGGGTGACTACGAAACAGGTCTCGCTGGGCGGGCGCACGCTGGCAAAGGGGTCGCGTATCGCCCTCAACTGGGCGTCCGCCAATCGGGACGAAGCGGTCTTTGGAGATCCCGATGAATTGCGCCTCGATCGCGATCCCGAGCTGAACCTGCTCTATGGTGCCGGCATTCATGTCTGCCCCGGTGCGCCGCTTGCCAGACTGGAGCTACGGATCGTGATGGAAGAATTGCTTGGACGCACCAGCTGGATTGCACTGGCGCCGGATAAGGAACCAGTGAACGCGTTTTTCCCTGCCAGCGGGTTTTCTTCTCTGCCCTTGCGGATTCAAAAACCGTCTTCCCAAGCTTTGGGAGCCTGCCTGACCCCCTAG